A region of the Silene latifolia isolate original U9 population chromosome 9, ASM4854445v1, whole genome shotgun sequence genome:
cataaaacggataggggggacaaagTGGGGGCACCTCATGTACtttcctctctcctctatttggatcATTTGTGAGGCAAAATGGTATttgtcactccaaagtgacggataggtgccgtcacaaatgagattttgtgttctcTAACATCTTTCACATTTCCTAAAACGGCAAATTCATTAAGATCTCCCACTTTCCTTATTTGTCTATCTTTTGTGGTTACAATATCTTATGACCTCACattctctctcttacttttaTTTTCATCGACATATcatactcccactaaattctaccCAAAAACAATTGTGGAAGAAcatagagaataggagggagtatcttttatactctcATTTTTATTATCCTTCTTTTGCTCGAAATATATTATAAATTGATTGTCGCTTTCTACAGTTACTCTCCCTTATGACGAAGGTATCCTTGTTAACATTAAAATGGATCAAATGTCATCTCATTAAGCATACAAGACAAATCTTTTGCTTTTTACAGTTACTCTCCCTTATGATCGTGTATGACTGACCCCGGTTAATGTTTTTAAAACCttcggtgatccattcggggatggtgagcagatattgagcaggtatggcatgagtactgggatagctgggattgccatgatctgatgatagaagtcttccgcagtagcttagtagttttcatatacATTTCAGTTGGTTCAGTAGACAGccattttgagaacatgtattagtatttggtttggtttttggattgtaacctttcactaagtaattctatttaaatgttgtttcttcattgtttatttgattatcattgcctcgggtaaccgagatggtaacatccttatacctgggtggtcctggtaaggcacttggagtatgggggtgttacaattatgacTGATTGGATCCTGTAACGGCTAATTGGCGGTTTGTGACACGTGTTGCAATTACTGCAACTCTTCAATAATTACTCTGCAAGTTACGGTTGAAAAACCCTAATTCTACCGAGTATAAATAGCCTTCACTTCATTGATTTAATCTCGACCAAAATCCGATCATTTTCTTCTAATAATCTTCATCTTCAAGTTCCCTTAATTCCCAGAATTTAATCTGCAACGTATCTTCAACAAAGCTTCAAAAAATGGTTGCAAAAAAGAAATCTTCCAGGGGAGTGATGTCTCATGGAACTCCATTTGTTTCCAATCCTGAAGAAACCACCTCTGAAAATTTACCAGCGTCTTCTGTTCCTCAGCCTCCTGTGGTTGAAAAACCAATTGATCCCCCTCTTGAAATGATTTCAATCTTTCATAGAGAATTTGAGTTTAAACCCACAAAGGCTCTGAAAGATGACCAGTCTCTTCCAAACCGTCTGAAACCCGAATTTGAAAAAGTcttgaaggataagggaatcattCCTGCTGATTCCGAAGTCTAGATCCCTGAAAATTCTCCTGTCAAGGCAGACTGGTCATGTCCTGGCTGGTTCTGCATCCACGACTGGGCCTTCAGGGATGGTTGCAAGCTTCCTTTCTCTCCACTTATGGTGGATGTTATTAAAGAAATTGGTGTGCCTTCCTACCAACTGATGCCCATGGTGTGGAAGGTGGTCTGCTCTGTTGAATACCTCTACAAAAAACACAACATTTCCTTCTCCTTGGAGGACTTGAAGGCCTGCTACGCCGTCAGGACTAACAGTCATGGCCGTATTCGTTTTAAGGCTAGGCCTTTAGGCGCTCCTCTTCTCAGCAACTTGGACAGCAGCTATGACAAAAATTGGGCTGCTGGTtatatgtttgtcaggaccaattctgtgggtcctgacctggcgtaCTTGAACTAAAATGCCTGTGTCGGTGGTGAGTATCCTGGACTTCTTTGTCTTGCGTGTTTATTTGTTAgttttaaagaaaataaataGACTTGAATGACTTATACCTCTTTTTATCTGCAGTTGATGATTGGTCCAGTGAGATCGAGTATCCTACTGCAAGCATCTCTGCTTTCCTTGTAATTTCTCAATTGGAGAGgacttggcctctctgttgtggggctattcatcttcctcattgCCTGAAGACTGAAGGTGCTGCTAGAGTGCCCAGTCCTTCAAAAGCTGTCAGTGCTtctacctcaggcagtaagtctttATGTTCTCtatttttcttttgcttttctttctattttggcttttacaTAACAGCCTGtctttattgctaatatagtgtctCGTGTTATAGACACTAGGTCGTCCACCCGCCTTGCCAAGTTTGGCATGGCTGACCTTTCTGGAAGGCTGGCCAGGTTCAAAGAGGAGAGTTCTCAGGGAGGTGGCGATACTGGGTCCGTCATTGATTTAACTAAGTTCCCTGCTGCTCCCAAGGTTTCTCCTGCTCCGGTTGCTCCTGCTGAAACAAGTTTAGCAACCCTGAAGAGGAAAGTGGAGGAGGTTTACTTGTCTGCCCCAGTCAGGGAAGTGCGAGCCAGGGTGGATAATTTGGAGGTTGCCAGGGTGAAAATTAGTGATTATGCCACTTCCAAATTAGATGTTATGCTTACCCTTGATcctattgagactgctactcaggcggttGCTTCAGTAGATCATGCTGTCAGCCTTTTGGCAGGTGCCTTAGCTACTGTGAGAGAGGTATATGaagttattttttattttttataatatGTGTGTATGTTTTATTTAGAGGTTTttatttattatgatataatatttatactatttttgTTTCTGTTCAGGGTGTTGCAGCTTGTCTCCATAATGCTTATTAGGCTACCTCTTTGGTGGCCAGGATTGATCGTATGAGATCTGATTATGATAAGCTGAAGTTTGAACTGGATTTAGCTCGGGCTGGTCTGGCTGCAGGGACTGGTAACTTGGCGaaggtgcaggctgagagggatgctgccaAGACTAAGGCAAGCTCGAGTAAGAAGCTTCTGCAGGAGGCACTAGACAGGAATGAGGAGCTTACCCTGGAGAGGGATGATTTGGTGTACAAGCTTGATGATGCTTCCCTGTACTTTTTCATCAAGGGGAAAGTGGCTGCCATTTCGGAGCCTGTGGAGGCCAGGGCAaattggaaccctgaagctgagatggcctttgctgcttctaagtatcctgacctgcacaaTATGGGCAATGAACAGGAagtcgactctccaggggagcaagATGTTGATGCTGACGGGGAGCAGGATGCTGAGGCTGATCAGGCCAAAAGTGGAAGTGCTGATGCTGTTTCCAAGGGGGAGCAGTAATTTTATACTTTTCTTTGATGGTATtgacccatccaggggggatgtccctggaaagacaattttattttctttgttttttctGTGTCTGGCTGGTTAGGGAGGTTATCTCTGGCCATAACAATTATTATGGTGCCTTTGCCctagggggtaagggctttataaATATGATGGTGGTGGCCTTCCTTGGCTCACTTTACTTATTTCTTGATGCCTTGTTATTTGTTTCTTTTGTCCAAAATCTCCTACAAACTTTATTTCTTCATACCTGTTAAAATGTTAAGTTTCTGAACCTGTTAAcctgttttttcaattttttgtccCTGTCTTGCGATTAAAGCCATCGTAAGCCATCCAACCACATATAGTTTTTACCATAGCAGTTGAAggagtgggaaaaccggcctgtcgggagggcttatgtcccctacCTGACCggagggcttggtactcggcctgtcgagagggcatttagactgatggtcgggataaaacacccttgcaccatCTTGCTGCGTCCAACCGGTTGTAGATGTGTGCAGCaaatagtcaggtcaggcaatatTTCATACCTGATTGGTCCTGCTATTCaccgtatccggtgatggttaccaacttcaTCAAGCACAACGAGGTGCAAAAAATTAAAAGAGTACATAAATAAGAAGTCTAATGTGCAGTAGAGTAGCCATCAATcttgaatatttatgcatataatcatttatcatgtataattgttcagtaTTCAAGTAAAATAAGGGAAATTGGGTTAGTTGCATATGTGGACATGGATTGCACATAGAACATGTGAGACACATAAGTTTTCAGGTAGCATGTCAGGGTAAAACATTGATAGTAGAGATGTAATTTTTACCTGATCAGGCCAGAATAGGATTTATACATGGAATAAtttcaaatgagttacattctaagatcttgggatcatttctccttctaatgtcTGGAgcttgtatgctccttgtccgacAATTGAGTCAATTAAATAGGGGCCTTCCCACGTAGGggctagcttgcctgctgatttttctttcttatttgggaAAATttttcgtaggacaaggtctccttccctgaagactctaatcctgacatttttgttgtaagtttTGGCCACTGTttgttggtatgatgccatcctgattttggcagcgtctcttagttcttctgctAGGACCAGGTTGTCTTGCAACAGGCTGCTAtttgcttcaacgttgttcaggctatatcttgatgttggcacccgGACTTCTGCAGGGATGGCAACTTTACAGCCATATACCAAAGAGTTGGTTGTTTGGcatgttgatgtctttggagttgtcctgtctgcccatagcaccaatggaagttcttcagcccatctgcctcgtcttctcttcagtttcttctttaagcagcttatgactaccttgttgctagattcagcctggccattagcttttggatatccaggggtagATGTGACCAGGTTAATGTTCCACTCTAGGCAAAATGCTTTAGTCTTCTTCCCCACAAACTGGGTCCCGTTATCACACACTATCTCTGATGGGACTCgatatctgcaaataatattcGTCCTGATGAATGATATTACTTCCTTTTCGGTTACTTATTTGAAAGAATcagcctcgatccatttggagaaatAGTCAGTCACatccaacatgaatactttctgttCTAGGGCTACAGGTAGTTTCcttacaatatccatgcccccaCTTCATGAAATGCAAGAGTGCAGAAATTGAGTGAAGTAGTTCAGATGGCTGGTGtattattggtgcatgaatttgacaggcttcacattttgaacaATATTCCAGGCAGTTAGCCCTCAGTGTTGGCaaatagtagcctgtcctgagcaCTTTTcatgccaggctctttcctcctttatggttgccacaatGTCCATCATTTATTTCTTGGAGTACTTGCTTAGCTTCATCAGGCTGCAAGCATCTCAAgtatggtccagcctgcgatctcttaaataaagtgttattgataatagaatAGGTTGAAGCTCTTATTTTAAAAGCCCTTGATTCATCCCTGCCCTGAGGTAATATTCCTTAgaggaaccaatcataataaggtttggtccaagaattattatCTTGATTGACAGGGTTGACTTGTTCAGCTTTACTGATAGCTGGCTCTAATAagtgaacaattggtattttatcaaaaacTGCGGGagtgaaatttgaacctaggctggccaaagcatcaggcTGGGTGgtcaggtctcttggtatttggtcTATATCGAATAAAGTAAATTTAGcagtaaggttttttgcatattctaaatatgaaatcatttttgcatcctttgccgtataaattccctttatttgattagcaattaaaagtgaatctgtttttacctttaagttttgaacaccgaggtctagacatacctttaggcctgctatcagggcttcatattctgcttcattattGGTAGCTTTGAATTCAATGCTTACAGCCTGTGCTATCATGtctccctgtggcgattttagtactaacccTAACCATGTCCCCCCGGCATtcgatgccccatctatgaacaaagtCCACTCTTGGTCTGTGGTTTTATTTTCTAACTGGTTAACTTCTTTTTTCAGGCcaggttctaggttagggctgaaattagccacaaagtctgctaaggcctgtgatttgattgttgtccttggttcaaagGTGATATCATACGTGCTAAGGTTGACTGACCACTTGGCCATCCTACCTTACAATTCAGGCTTgcgtaggacagattttatgggtaagttggtcctgactatgatAGGGTGACACTCAAAATAAGGACGCAGCTTagcacatgacataattaaagctaaaacatatctttcaagtaatccatacctcatttcagcatctagcaggattttacttacataatagacagggtgttgctGGCCTTCTTGTTCCTTTACCAAGACTGCACTTACGgctgtgtcagtgacagataggtatactgacagGGGTTCTCCTTTCTCCGGTTTAGGCAGTAAAGATGGAAATGACAGGTACAATTTTAAGTCCTGAAAGGCTGCTTCATGCTCAGGTGTGCACTGGAACTGTTTATTCTTTCTgagcaggttgtaaaatgttttacaccttttagaggatcttgatatgaaccggttcagggcagctacccggcctgtcaatttctgaatATCCTTGACAGACCTGGGTGACTGAAGTTCCAGGATAGCCATTATCTATTCAGGGCTGGCCtctatgcctctttttgtcaccatgtatcctAGGAACTTACCCGcggagactccaaagtggcactttgcagggttgagtttcatgttgtatttttccaatatctgAAATGCTATTTCCaagtgcttcacatgatcttttgCATTCTTAGATtttactaccatgtcgtctatatagacttccatgatatcacctatttgatccttgaacatcatgttgaccaggcaccggtacgttgcccctgcattcttcaggccgaaaggcatggctgtATATGCCCcagtctgtaatgaatgcagtactttcctggtcagcagggtgcatttttatttgattgaatccactggaggtaTCCATGAATGTCGGCATCTCATGCCCTGCTGTGGCATccaccatggcatcaatatgtggcaggggaaatggatccttAGGGCAGGCTTTattcaggtcagtgtaatctacacaaactgtaataccccgtaattataAAGGTTGATAagtgaataatttatgtaattcaaataattaattaattagtaataatcgtatttataataataattgttgtgagacggtaattaaacgaattaaataaaataataaggTAAGACGGGCTTATTGCTAGTGTCGACTTGggcatgtgtaatatggagtaaTAATGGCATTAGTATACTAATTTAcattgatatcggtttggttgatggacatggtggctctcttcgtcctgcggatttattgctttattcttgggacagggggcgtgatgtgtgtgttgacttgacaggttcttctcctttgactcagactgggatgacggattttgtgcctggccaggttgtcgctgatgctgctcagcgaaagtgtgctaagtatggggatttgtgcgcggtagcgggttatggtttccttcctttctcattctcttcacttggggaactgggttcggatgctgttgccttgctcaagcgatCCAGAAATtttcggtatctcaggatgcggtggctcgggtggccgcttacatttttactagacttagcttttctattgctaagggtgtgggagcccagattgtctctcggctccctaccaatttcatgtaaacttttatttttcttttaatgaaagctgcgcgcattcttttataaaaaaaactaataaaactaataataataataataataataatagtaataatagtagtaataatagtaataataataataataataataataataataataataataataataataataataataataataattattattattattattattattataataataataataataataataataataataataataataataataataataataataataataataataataataataataataataataataataataataataataataataataataataataataataataataattataataataataataataataataataataataataataataataataataataataataataataataataataataataataataataatcacataTATTTCCTAACTGCTTCCTAAGCATATCCTACCCCTATAAATAGAAGACATAACCTAAGCAATGAACCTTATTCCATCATAAATATAATAATTGATAAAGAAGAGAGCAAAGAAGATCTAAAGAGGAAAGAGAGGAGAATTCTAGCTAgaagatcgtcacaaggtaactTTTAATCACCTCTTAAAATACTCGCCTTAAGACGAATATAACTTGTTAATTAGACAACTGTTGACTGACCTGAGACTGTGACCTTGACCGTGAGACACCAGGGATTGACTGGACCCATCGTTGACCATCATTGACCGATATGAGAGGGGCGTTCGAAGGGGTTTTTATGGGTGGTGTATGACGCGTTTTGTATGCTATTGAAACCATATTTAGACGTGTCCAACCTGGGATGGTTTGGGTGGTATCTGGGGGTTACGTCGACCATTGTGGGTGGTCAGGGATGTTTAAAGGCGGTGACTTGGGTGGTTACTTGGCCGGAGTTGCTGGAAAAGGGGTGGTTGTTGTTTACGCATAAAACCGATTTTATACACCTTCTCGTGATTTGTTTGACTCACACCTGGGTTGGTTGGGTTCGTGGGGGTTATGCGGTTCTATTAGTGGCATTACTCTGCTATGGGGTGGTGGTTAGCGTGGTGGTTGACCGGAGTTTCATTAAAACAAGGGAAAAATAGAGGAGTGTGTCGGGTTGTTTGTTGTTAGTCGTTGTTGTTGTGTCGAGTGCAGGTGTTTGTGGGCCGTGAGGGAGGTTTTATTGGTGGTCAAGGTGGTGGCCCATAGTGGTGGTAGTGGTCATAAATAGTGTTTAGCCGTGAGTTGTATAGGTTGCGTCGGGTTCGGGTTTGTATATAATGATATTGTGAGTTAGGGCGTGGATTGGTGGTTTAATGGTCTGGCTAGGAGTGGATTCTGGACCAAGGCTAGACTGCCGACAGTGGAGGCCCTCGGTGGTGGCAGTGGCAGGCCTTGGTGGGTCTCGGGTTGAGTTGTATACACGGTTGAATGGGTTGTTTgaggtgtcgggttttcggttgtGTGTGTAGCTTGTAATGGTGAGGCCGTGGTTAGGGAGATTAGTGTGGCCGTGTATGGTGGCTGAGAGAGGGTAGTTACTAGTGGCGCGTTGATGTTGTATGTTGAGTTGTTGTTGGGTATTGCTAGTTGTTGAGGGTTGTTTGGGCGTGGTGTAGCGGTTCTGTGTGGCGGTTAATGATGGTGGCAGTGACGTGGTGGTGTTGGCGGCAGAGGGAGCAGTCCGGGGAGGTATTAGGTGGTGGTGTTGGTGACGGGTAGGTGGAGGTGTAAGGTGTTAGCATGTATGGTGAAACACGGGTAGGCAGAAGGAGTGATGTGTGTTTTTAAGGAAAATTAAGATGGGACACTtacatttattatttatttaagttgGGTTTCGTAAATTGACTCGGGTTTTCCGTATATCGTAatgttataattaataataataaaaataattaatgtataataaataatgtattacaaacaaattataaataattaatattaGATAAAtcatcatttgttttaggtgacggtttCGAGGTGGAATACTTTTGATTGATTGCTCGGATTTGCTATTGGATTATATTGCtacgaggtaggataactactcaactgctATTTATGTTGTATTGCATATGAGTGTGTTGGCTGAAGtatgttggttatattgtggtgGTTGATTTGCTATATCGTGGTGGTTGGTGATGGTggattactgtaacacccccatttattcaggagcctttagctagacattcccaaataaataggactgttaccatatcggtttcccgaggcagcgaataacaaagtccaactcaccaaagtactttaaattaaaacttagcgattacatgttattacaacttaaccaactaaaacttaatataaaacaaTTACATGTTatcataatctatgtggtctagacttctaggtagattggccaagtcctcacgcattcccataagctcccaagtcagctaaatTTTAGTACTTATCATATATGCTCCCCATTATTGTTCATAACagatgttcacgaatacacagtcaaccacgaggttgagtaggaataaatgctaacaacaagaacatacgttAACAATTCACTTTCCATTCTCATAGCAGaactccctgacaacgtgctccttttcatgacttagcacacctcccttaacaacgtgctcacattacattggtacccctcccttaacaacgtaccgccaatatgtaatagtacccctccctcacaacgtacatattaccatcaccccagtgtacaaacttcctcaacaacgtacaactgactgtcgcacagcttttcacAATTTTCTACATTAACAATACACGATAACAACTCAAATCACCTCataaatattattaatattaccaACACAAATGAATATAATtcacccttccaacaattacgatattatCAATCAACATATGCAATATAATTCTCctttccaacaattacgataatatcaaccaacacaattcgcATTAACATAAACCATCCATTATACCAAACATTATAGaataagagttgagtaggatttatccctacctggcaatcAATTCCAATTAAGTAGCtcaagcgatccaaataattaaagcaattcgAACCCAATTAATTTCTTCATAAATCTTCACCTAACATTATATTATAATTTTCCATCAATTACTAATTATTACCTtccattattatttaataatttataaattatattcattaaccaatttaattttttattattattaaggtttacgatattaaaacccgacttaaataaaaacccgattcaagTAAATAAAAGTCAAACCCATAAgacaaaacccaaaacccaaaatcCACGTATAACCCCCCCCCTAGCCCGAGTAAACCCGTCACCAACACCCACACCTAGAACCCGTTTAAAATACCGAAACCCGACACCACCAAGCTCACCACCAGGCCCCTCCGGGAGCACCCACTGCCGACAACCCAGACACACCCCAATCACCAGCTACAACCGCCCCAATCCGCCACAACCTCGCGCCCTAATACCCACGaccaacaacaaacaacacaaacaACAACTCACACAACACGCCAACTCCACCACCAACAGCAACCACGACAGCCACCCATCGTACCTGACATGCCACGAACCCTAGCACAAACCCGACCCATTAACAACACCCCTACAACAACCCCACACCGGCGGCAATAACACAAGCATCCCTCCCCTGTTTTCGAGTAATtccggccaccaccaccaccacaaaccaccaccttTACCACCCCAACATCCATCAACACGGTCGACACAACCACCCTGACCTATCCCTACTAAACCCAGGTGAGTCACGTCCTGAATAAGGGTTCAAAACGACACAAAACCTGCAACACAACCACCCCTCGAAACTCGCCTGAAACCGCCCTCTCCCGTTAGTCAACAGTGGTCAAATCAGGTCAACGGTGATCCTTGGCcatccacggtcacaacggtacttaCGACCTAATCTATGGTGGCCTAGTTTACAAGTTATAGCATATCAaagagtatacatgagacggtttaaagtattaccttgaggcgataataaaagttaatccttttgcttttctcttccttaattcctttcttctttcctttagatttcttccttcttattttatgaattatttttcagatgATTGTGTATTTATAGTCTCGAATTAGAGAGATATGACGTTGATTAGGAAACTAAGAACtatttccttattctaattattataggaataactaatataattaatattattacataTTTattcttaccataagtaggactTCCACTTACtactttactaattttattattattattacactattattattattaatattattattgatataattattactaccttttacctttatttatattttattatttccttattattatttatattaaatcTTGAAACAATTCCCGACCATGCTCATACTAGATTAATAAATTTTGGTCCATATAactatggcacacggcccaaagctcAATTACTAGCTAAGctcaattcccgacttggatacttattttattatttaattgtcttatatggaattattattagaaatgtcattaattaattatttaaattacataaattattctcattaattattactaaattacggggtattacagtcttcccctcttaaaatgaacttcgtcccgaagttcccCCATAACTACTACAACATTTATAAACATCCGCACAACTGAGCCTAATtccaacttatgatcattgcaacataattaacttacttaatcattatcaaaccatatcatacttatcaaaatgtatcacaaaactaattcaaaacatgaaaatgtatcataaataaacttaaaacatgaggtgtcacattctacctccctaaaaataaacttcgtcccgaagtttcggaactactatTTATGAAACTACTGACAACTTAAATACTTATATAAATTTTAAGACTCTAATCCACTCAATAAACTAGTTACCCTTGTCCCCATTCCCCTGTACTGTACTAGTTGTACCAAAAGTctttccaccattactctgatTTGCCTATTGTTGTAGCTCCTCTGAGTACTCCATTATCCCGGATACCTATTGCTTCCAATACTTGGTGCCGGAGTTCTATAGTTCCCTTGATTACTCCCTCTATTGTCGTTCATGGGTGCACTTCTACACTCAAAAGCTCGGTGACCCAACCTGTTGCAATTGTAACATCTCCACCCAAAGATTGCACCCGAATGCTGACCCCAATTACCACCACGCAAACTCATTCCACTCCCATAACTAGGTCCCCCAACTCAGAATTGTTTAGGTTGAGTATTGTTTTATTTCTTGCTACCCCCAGCTCCCTCACTTGGTGCCTCACTCTTCATATTTTCCCCCTTAACCTTCCTCTCCTCTTGCAACATATCAACAATCCTCTCTGCATGCCCAGCCCTTTGGTGAACCTCATCCATGCTACTTGGCTGACCAGCTgtaagcctcttcttaatagtttTTGTTAACTCCTGTTTAAACCTTAATGCTAGCATCTCCTCACT
Encoded here:
- the LOC141601456 gene encoding uncharacterized protein LOC141601456; protein product: MAILELQSPRKNKQFQCTPEHEAAFQDLKLYLSFPSLLPKPEKGEPLSVYLSVTDTAVSAVLVKEQEGQQHPVYYGRDESRAFKIRASTYSIINNTLFKRSQAGPYLRCLQPDEAKQVLQEINDGHCGNHKGGKSLA